In one Leptospiraceae bacterium genomic region, the following are encoded:
- a CDS encoding PD40 domain-containing protein, producing the protein MKKNIVITIILSMFLSCSSESIKDAPKVDTNSDVSDDVLKKLAYCNGAWQGDTDLEKVEYPEKLKREFEWRGKITENEDSVAAILAYKLSNKVDQVLSSRKNCNAYFDYKIIEYSAGILMDKKQFKEASDLWEKYKSRFPQKKKDIDSIVLMLLAPKDNIVIRNIGKKINSKDGDYIPLMELNGKEIYFCSRREGGSGGEDIWHSYFDDQKGEWVDAKPVKELNSAGNDAALAISPDGTEMIIFVNGQLYSSKLSSNGWQKPKALPTTINSPDFQSDASYTADGKGLLFVSNRNGGPYNSKERGKFYAGSTEGNIDIYISFKEDNGNYTKPINLGPIINTPGAERTPYLHPDGRTLYFSSEGHNGFGSVDVFKSERLDDSWEKWSTPVNIGKSLNNASNDWGFKVNPLGEKGYFSTNITGDSIGDEDIYEILPLPPSAKPVFAVVAIHGIVTDQDDKPLESSVKWKNEKDNKTGDLSSKPTNGEFYVTLPAGGKYQITVTKSGYSSTQGTIDLSSQTKFEEKSVKLVLRKKAEANNTDSLSGAKQEVVTDFTKEIKNEKIVVKRQTAGQEDVANEVKPQKENKTPKTPVKVLTELNIYCSERLVIDVTDNAFPKARLPLNGYVQDGHMTVDSSSPENLNLIYFHLLKDETNSKCREYGYNYFKNKACPKNESVYGYVTAKPKDGLDPKELGLINELTTEMDKCSK; encoded by the coding sequence ATGAAAAAAAATATAGTAATTACGATAATTCTTTCGATGTTTCTTTCTTGTTCATCGGAAAGTATAAAGGATGCTCCGAAAGTGGATACTAACTCAGATGTGTCGGATGACGTTCTAAAAAAGTTAGCGTATTGCAATGGAGCTTGGCAGGGGGATACGGATTTAGAAAAAGTAGAGTATCCAGAAAAGTTAAAACGAGAGTTTGAATGGAGAGGAAAGATCACAGAAAATGAAGACAGTGTGGCTGCTATTCTGGCTTACAAACTTTCAAACAAAGTAGATCAAGTTCTTTCCTCAAGGAAAAACTGTAACGCCTATTTTGATTATAAAATCATTGAATACTCTGCTGGAATTTTAATGGACAAAAAACAGTTTAAAGAAGCATCAGATTTATGGGAAAAATACAAATCTAGATTTCCTCAAAAGAAAAAAGACATTGATTCTATTGTCTTAATGCTGTTAGCCCCTAAAGACAATATTGTGATTCGAAATATTGGTAAGAAGATTAATAGCAAAGATGGAGATTACATTCCGCTTATGGAATTAAATGGAAAAGAAATTTATTTCTGCTCTAGACGAGAAGGTGGAAGTGGAGGGGAAGATATTTGGCATTCTTATTTTGATGATCAAAAAGGTGAATGGGTAGATGCAAAGCCTGTAAAAGAATTAAATAGTGCAGGTAACGATGCAGCCCTTGCAATATCTCCAGATGGAACCGAGATGATAATTTTTGTAAATGGTCAACTCTATTCTTCTAAATTGAGTTCCAATGGCTGGCAAAAACCAAAGGCTTTACCGACGACGATAAACTCTCCTGATTTCCAATCCGATGCATCGTACACTGCTGACGGCAAAGGCTTATTATTCGTAAGCAATCGCAATGGGGGACCTTATAATTCTAAAGAGCGCGGAAAATTTTATGCAGGGTCTACGGAAGGAAATATTGACATATATATTTCTTTTAAAGAGGATAATGGAAATTATACCAAACCAATTAATCTTGGTCCAATTATAAATACGCCTGGAGCAGAAAGAACTCCATATCTACATCCCGATGGCAGAACTCTTTATTTTTCATCTGAGGGTCACAATGGATTTGGTTCGGTTGATGTTTTTAAATCAGAACGTCTTGATGATAGCTGGGAAAAATGGTCTACACCGGTTAATATTGGTAAATCTCTAAATAATGCATCGAACGATTGGGGGTTCAAGGTGAATCCTTTGGGAGAAAAAGGATATTTTTCCACTAATATAACAGGTGATTCCATTGGGGATGAGGATATTTATGAGATTTTACCTTTGCCTCCATCCGCAAAACCTGTATTTGCCGTCGTAGCCATTCATGGCATCGTCACCGATCAAGATGATAAGCCACTAGAGTCCTCTGTAAAGTGGAAGAATGAAAAGGACAACAAGACAGGTGATCTGTCGAGTAAACCTACGAACGGGGAATTTTATGTAACACTTCCTGCTGGCGGCAAATATCAAATTACCGTTACTAAGTCTGGATACTCTAGCACTCAGGGAACCATTGATCTTTCTTCTCAAACGAAATTTGAAGAGAAGTCTGTTAAATTAGTTCTTAGAAAAAAAGCAGAAGCGAATAATACTGATTCGCTGTCCGGGGCTAAACAAGAAGTTGTTACAGATTTTACCAAAGAAATTAAGAACGAGAAAATTGTTGTAAAAAGGCAAACTGCCGGTCAAGAAGATGTGGCTAATGAAGTTAAACCACAAAAGGAAAATAAAACGCCAAAGACTCCAGTCAAAGTTCTAACAGAACTCAATATCTATTGCAGTGAACGTCTTGTTATTGATGTAACAGACAATGCATTTCCAAAAGCTAGACTACCTCTCAATGGATATGTGCAAGACGGTCATATGACAGTTGATTCTTCCTCGCCTGAAAATTTGAATCTAATCTATTTTCATTTATTAAAAGATGAAACCAATTCAAAGTGTAGAGAGTATGGCTATAATTATTTTAAAAACAAAGCCTGTCCCAAGAATGAGAGCGTTTACGGATATGTAACCGCAAAACCGAAAGATGGTCTTGATCCAAAAGAATTAGGCTTAATCAATGAACTTACAACAGAAATGGATAAGTGCTCTAAATAG
- a CDS encoding caspase family protein encodes MKNQFNILLLWILTLLVSCASSNSVFRNRSIIPENFSTEAFLRTENGNHGSKITRIGVDANEKYLVSAGEDKTIRVWDIESGGMGRSAGLSQYRVIRPPIAGGKEGKLNAVAISPDASIIVASGWTGKWQTEKPKIYIFETQTGKMIQRLEIEEQVNHLAFSENGQYLVATVEESKAGIGFVLYRVENKQFSRIGKGSDFEGDSYWAAFYKRDGIQYLAASSFDGKITIYSTSGNELREEKILSTKNGSKPFSISVSSDGENLAVGYYDTPNVDVYSLQSYQYLFSPSSSGIPSGSHINKVAYSGNKLFAGGEYENAQGEILLRIWQDKGKGAYNDISVSNQTIMHLLPSSQGNLWLAAADPFIGKIQNDRVTLRITPQKANFSEEQESFAVSEDGKEISFSYNPKDNTKYYFSLARKNLEIAGNNSGLKNPSFGGIPKEKWLGLTEPYIFRKLKLQEGEISRSLSFHPDTSHYALGTEWNIYYNEKLTGITKWKISTPSIVWAINISGDGKLVVAALGDGTIRWYRVENGDELLAYFPHPDKKRWAVWTPQGFYDCSIDGEEFVGWHVNNAKDKEADFFPIARFRDTYFRPDILSKVLGKESVALAVKEADKESGETTKGLEIEKSPAVKIVIKSATLNTDNNGESAAFEFEVTSNSNIDIKAFKYTGKSVVKIKKVNVKVKGTTMFNYEFPIEDGNILYEISAMTDNDAVISNSAEFRLIKTKKSIEAKKKKPILKILSIGINNYPEISGVKALSFAVKDAKDFSILMRRQESSFYEKVEIKELLNDQATLENIEKEIENLAKYPSDVTMVFFSGHGVSDFKGKYSFIPYDHKGGSKSGLARGEIILSDLSSVESKVILFLDSCHSGLLTASNLTTFLNASHDPDKKNLTVFASSRDIETSLERPDWENGAFSKALKESILCGNAVDNGEITLTELKHSLSKAVRKITDNRQLPQGAGAGIDNHMSIGNELPKDSTCK; translated from the coding sequence ATGAAGAACCAATTTAACATTTTACTATTATGGATACTAACGCTTCTCGTATCTTGTGCGAGCAGCAACTCTGTTTTTAGAAATAGAAGTATTATTCCAGAAAATTTTTCTACGGAAGCTTTCTTAAGAACAGAGAATGGAAACCATGGCTCTAAGATTACGCGCATTGGAGTTGATGCAAACGAGAAGTATTTAGTAAGCGCAGGTGAAGATAAAACGATACGCGTATGGGATATTGAAAGTGGTGGTATGGGAAGAAGTGCGGGACTTAGTCAGTATCGAGTGATTCGACCTCCAATAGCTGGCGGAAAAGAAGGTAAGTTAAATGCAGTGGCTATTTCGCCTGACGCAAGTATAATTGTAGCGAGTGGATGGACGGGCAAATGGCAAACAGAGAAACCAAAGATTTATATTTTCGAAACACAAACTGGTAAGATGATACAAAGGCTTGAAATAGAAGAGCAGGTTAATCACTTGGCATTTTCTGAGAACGGACAGTATCTAGTTGCTACAGTGGAAGAGTCTAAAGCAGGTATCGGATTTGTTTTGTATCGAGTTGAGAATAAACAGTTTTCTCGAATTGGTAAAGGCTCTGACTTCGAAGGAGACAGCTATTGGGCTGCCTTTTATAAGCGTGACGGAATACAGTATTTAGCCGCTAGCTCCTTTGATGGGAAAATTACAATCTATTCTACTTCTGGAAATGAACTGAGGGAAGAAAAGATATTATCCACAAAGAATGGTTCAAAACCATTTTCGATTTCCGTTTCATCTGATGGAGAGAACCTCGCAGTTGGTTACTATGATACTCCAAACGTTGACGTTTATTCCTTACAAAGTTATCAGTATCTATTTTCACCTTCTTCATCTGGTATACCAAGTGGAAGTCATATCAACAAAGTAGCTTATTCAGGTAACAAGCTATTTGCCGGTGGCGAATACGAAAATGCGCAAGGAGAAATTCTACTTCGTATTTGGCAGGATAAGGGAAAGGGGGCATACAATGATATTTCTGTTTCGAATCAAACAATTATGCATCTTCTCCCTAGTTCACAGGGAAATCTTTGGTTAGCCGCTGCCGATCCTTTTATTGGAAAGATTCAAAATGATAGAGTGACCTTACGCATCACACCACAAAAAGCTAATTTTTCGGAAGAGCAAGAAAGCTTTGCTGTATCGGAGGATGGAAAAGAAATCAGCTTCTCTTATAACCCAAAAGACAATACAAAATACTATTTTAGTCTTGCGAGAAAAAATTTAGAAATAGCAGGAAATAATTCTGGTTTAAAAAATCCTTCTTTCGGTGGAATTCCAAAGGAAAAATGGCTTGGGCTTACAGAGCCTTATATATTTAGAAAACTCAAATTACAAGAAGGGGAAATTTCTAGAAGTCTTTCCTTTCATCCAGATACTAGTCATTATGCGCTAGGAACTGAATGGAATATTTATTATAACGAAAAACTAACTGGAATTACGAAATGGAAAATTTCTACTCCTAGCATCGTATGGGCTATCAATATTTCAGGCGACGGAAAATTAGTAGTAGCCGCTTTAGGAGATGGAACCATTCGCTGGTATAGAGTCGAGAACGGAGATGAGCTACTTGCCTATTTCCCTCACCCTGATAAAAAACGTTGGGCGGTATGGACACCACAGGGCTTTTATGATTGTTCCATTGACGGAGAAGAGTTTGTTGGCTGGCATGTCAACAATGCCAAAGACAAAGAAGCCGACTTCTTTCCTATTGCTCGATTTAGAGATACCTACTTTCGTCCTGACATTCTATCTAAAGTCTTAGGCAAAGAGAGTGTAGCCCTTGCAGTTAAGGAAGCAGATAAAGAGAGTGGGGAAACAACAAAAGGTTTAGAGATAGAGAAGTCGCCTGCTGTGAAGATTGTTATTAAATCCGCAACTCTAAATACGGATAATAATGGAGAATCCGCCGCATTTGAATTTGAGGTTACTTCAAATTCAAACATAGATATTAAAGCGTTTAAATATACAGGCAAATCAGTTGTAAAAATTAAAAAAGTTAATGTGAAAGTGAAGGGGACAACAATGTTTAATTATGAATTTCCTATAGAGGATGGAAATATTTTATATGAGATTAGTGCTATGACTGACAATGATGCTGTCATTAGTAATTCAGCTGAATTTAGACTTATTAAAACTAAAAAGAGTATAGAGGCTAAAAAGAAAAAGCCTATTCTTAAAATTCTTTCTATAGGCATAAATAATTATCCTGAAATTTCAGGAGTGAAGGCATTATCTTTTGCGGTAAAAGATGCAAAGGATTTCTCTATCCTTATGAGAAGGCAAGAAAGTAGTTTTTACGAAAAGGTTGAAATTAAAGAATTACTTAATGACCAAGCAACACTAGAGAATATTGAAAAGGAAATTGAGAATTTAGCCAAATATCCATCGGATGTTACAATGGTTTTTTTCTCTGGTCATGGTGTTTCTGACTTTAAAGGTAAATACTCATTTATCCCATACGACCATAAAGGTGGATCTAAGTCGGGACTTGCAAGGGGTGAAATAATATTATCCGATCTGAGTTCTGTAGAGAGTAAGGTAATTTTATTTCTTGATTCTTGCCATTCTGGGTTATTAACAGCTAGCAATTTAACAACTTTCTTAAATGCCTCTCATGATCCAGATAAGAAAAATCTAACTGTATTTGCGTCATCGCGTGATATTGAAACATCTTTAGAAAGACCCGATTGGGAGAATGGAGCATTTTCGAAAGCATTAAAAGAGAGTATTCTCTGCGGAAATGCAGTCGATAATGGGGAAATAACTTTAACTGAATTAAAGCATTCATTATCTAAAGCTGTAAGAAAAATAACGGATAATAGGCAATTACCTCAAGGAGCCGGCGCAGGCATAGACAATCATATGTCGATAGGAAATGAACTTCCCAAAGACTCAACTTGCAAATAA
- a CDS encoding VWA domain-containing protein: MKETRKEKILKKHIISISLLITISVLFFQHCIFPVREELDRDICNKVNCANSLCIENIKNISKKFNAEKPDETYSIYLIDQSGSMSASLGSSNRMAVAKQLTIDFVKKIDPELETGKNFGLYAFGGYGCNCIQEIQSPFVEFNKNELIEKINEIKPIGLTPISNSLDVMAGLLDGKKGKYFVTLVTDGMESCGGKPEESAKKLQSIANIKASQITIDLVIAGIEMSESEDAALTKIAVAGNGKYIPVKTESAFKRAYVSTTPFYYELTAAQFNGYIYSTRSMNPRCIDTEIPSEVILSCEKGYILINQSTRKDRDFFHYYLLNTDSLDQRKIGYQYFKENKKPKLRAAYEAMNEKLKDEQLDSEERNLIQEVIDAWKK, from the coding sequence ATGAAAGAAACAAGAAAGGAAAAAATTCTAAAAAAGCATATTATATCAATTAGTCTATTAATTACAATTTCAGTTCTTTTTTTTCAACATTGTATATTCCCAGTTAGAGAAGAGTTGGATCGAGATATTTGTAATAAGGTAAACTGTGCTAATAGCTTATGCATTGAAAACATAAAAAATATTTCAAAAAAGTTTAACGCAGAAAAACCAGACGAAACGTATTCCATTTATTTAATTGATCAGAGTGGAAGTATGAGTGCTTCACTTGGTAGCTCTAATAGAATGGCAGTTGCAAAGCAATTGACCATTGACTTTGTAAAAAAAATTGATCCAGAATTAGAGACAGGAAAGAATTTTGGTCTGTATGCCTTTGGTGGATATGGTTGTAATTGTATACAAGAAATTCAATCTCCCTTTGTTGAGTTTAACAAGAATGAGTTAATAGAAAAGATTAATGAAATAAAGCCAATAGGATTGACTCCAATTTCTAATTCATTGGATGTCATGGCAGGACTTCTAGACGGCAAGAAGGGGAAATACTTTGTTACCCTCGTCACAGATGGAATGGAATCATGCGGAGGAAAGCCAGAAGAATCTGCCAAAAAATTACAGTCCATAGCAAATATTAAAGCTAGCCAGATTACAATTGATCTAGTCATTGCCGGAATAGAAATGAGTGAAAGTGAAGATGCTGCATTGACGAAAATTGCAGTAGCGGGTAATGGCAAATACATACCGGTTAAAACAGAGTCAGCTTTTAAAAGAGCCTATGTATCAACCACGCCTTTTTATTACGAACTTACAGCAGCGCAATTTAACGGTTACATTTACAGCACAAGAAGTATGAACCCGCGTTGTATAGATACAGAGATTCCTTCCGAAGTTATTCTTAGTTGTGAAAAGGGGTATATATTAATTAACCAGTCAACTAGAAAAGATAGAGATTTTTTCCATTATTATTTACTAAATACTGATTCTCTTGACCAAAGAAAAATTGGGTATCAATACTTTAAAGAAAATAAGAAACCCAAATTAAGAGCCGCTTACGAAGCAATGAACGAAAAATTGAAAGATGAACAATTAGATTCAGAAGAAAGAAATTTGATTCAGGAAGTAATAGATGCTTGGAAAAAATAA